Genomic DNA from Desulfonema ishimotonii:
TTTTTCTACAGCAAAACCCTGACCGGAAAGGCCATGCTGGCCACGGCCATCAGCAAGCGGGCGGCATGGATTACCGGTATCCCGGCTGAAAAGATGATTTCGCTCGCCTTCATGATCAGCACCGGCCTGGGCGCGGTTGCGGGCATCATCATCGCGCCCGTGACCATGTGCAGTTACGACATGGGGACCATGCTCGGCCTCAAGGGATTCTGCGCAGCCATGCTGGGCGGTATCGGCAGCCTGTGGGGATCGCTGCTGGGCGGGTTTCTGCTGGGCGTGCTGGAAGCCCTGGGCGTGGGGTTTGTGTCATCGGCCATCAAGGACGCCATCGCCTTCATCCTCCTGCTGCTGATCCTCTATTTCCGCCCCGGCGGCATTATCCGCTCCACCGATGCGACGCGGTTCTGATTTTATTCTATGCTGCTATATCTCAACCAATTCTCTCTGTTTTATTTCTGGATTACAATCATTCCGGTGGAAAGGAAATTGATATGAAAAAGACAGATTTGGAAAGAGCTTTGGATGAAGCACTGCCAGACGAAAAGATTCTCTCTGATGTCAAGAGGTTGCTTGAATACAATGCAGAAAATGGTGTGACTGAAATTGAATTGAACGAAAAATGGGTACCCATTCCAATCGATGTCCCTATCGATATAGTATCAAAAGCATTTTTGAAAGAATATTATGAAGGTGTGGGATTTGGTGCTTATAGAGTACTTGTTGCGATTGGTGGCTTCAAGAAAGACCGATATGGTTTTCATGAAGCAGGATATTGTTTTGCGACTTTGTATTATAATGATCAAGGCGATAACTTTACAGAGGACTATCACGTCAAATTTCGTTGAAACGCCACATAGTTTTGATTTAATGACGCACTGGTAAAGAACAGATCGGTAGACTGGGTAGAACCGGGTGAAACCCCAAATTTCGTTTTATAACGATTTAACTATTATTTTTTACTGTTTATAGCCTAACATGCGAACGTTACAAACAGAAAAATGGAAATACGCGAATACCGGAAATCAGATGAAAATGAGGTCGTTGAGTTGTGGATAAAATGCAACCTCACCGTCCCGTGGAACAATCCGCAAAAAGACATTAAACGGAAGCTGCAAAAGGACCGGGACCTGTTTCTTGTGGGAATTTCAGATGGGAAGATCATTGCCTCGGTCATGGGCGGATACGACGGCCACCGGGGATGGATCAACTACCTTGCCGTTGATCCCGAATACCAGCGAAAGGGACTTGCCCGGCAGATCATGGCAGCGGCGGAACAACGCATCAGGGGCAAGGGCTGCCCCAAAATCAACCTTCAGGTGCGGGCGGCCAACAACGCCGTGATCCGGTTTTATGAAGCGATGGGGTACAGGGATGACAATGTCATCAGCCTGGGGAAGCGGCTGGAGGAAGACGGGCCGGTGAGTGTCTGAACTCTGATTCGTCAGATTTGTCTGATTAATCTGATTATGTTAGCGGTGGAAATCGTGGTAATCTGATGAATCAGATAAATCAGAGTTCAGACAATTTCGTCAGATTTATTTGATTAATCAGAGT
This window encodes:
- a CDS encoding GNAT family acetyltransferase, producing MEIREYRKSDENEVVELWIKCNLTVPWNNPQKDIKRKLQKDRDLFLVGISDGKIIASVMGGYDGHRGWINYLAVDPEYQRKGLARQIMAAAEQRIRGKGCPKINLQVRAANNAVIRFYEAMGYRDDNVISLGKRLEEDGPVSV